A genomic stretch from Glaciecola nitratireducens FR1064 includes:
- a CDS encoding glycosyltransferase: MTSKFTLLSDVHLRSSVDTVIAMAVYAGDKSVWVEEAVNSLVCQTYENHIIVIVIDGYVHDEILTQLLNVSRLLDNILLVRGDANRGLSACMNFVVNWSLSNVAGVKYFCRMDADDISAPQRIEKQVSFLETHPKISILGCGLFEVNEQGEIVGHRKLPQKHGEIIRYLPKRCSINHPTVAIRMNVFKRGFRYRENLMNTQDYFFWADLAAAGFKFANLSDELLKFRRVNDFYKRRGLSKSINEFKARFYTMKVLKRYSFGNILYAFVVLTMRLMPGRIVKLAYKLDRYLLNKKVVHD, from the coding sequence TTGACAAGTAAATTTACATTATTGTCTGATGTTCATCTGCGATCATCAGTTGATACGGTTATAGCGATGGCCGTATATGCAGGCGATAAATCAGTTTGGGTAGAAGAGGCGGTAAACAGCCTAGTATGCCAGACCTACGAAAACCATATCATCGTCATCGTTATCGATGGGTACGTTCATGACGAAATTTTAACTCAGCTCTTAAATGTCTCAAGGTTGCTAGACAATATTTTGTTAGTTCGGGGGGATGCAAATAGAGGTTTGAGTGCATGTATGAATTTTGTAGTTAATTGGTCTTTATCCAATGTTGCAGGCGTCAAATACTTTTGCCGAATGGATGCCGATGATATCTCCGCCCCCCAACGCATAGAAAAACAGGTTAGTTTCTTAGAAACACACCCTAAAATTTCAATTTTGGGGTGTGGTCTTTTCGAAGTAAACGAGCAGGGCGAAATAGTGGGGCATCGAAAACTTCCCCAAAAGCATGGTGAAATAATACGCTATTTACCAAAACGTTGTTCAATCAATCATCCCACTGTTGCTATTCGAATGAATGTTTTCAAGCGAGGTTTTCGTTATCGTGAAAACTTAATGAACACTCAAGACTATTTTTTTTGGGCTGATTTAGCAGCTGCAGGCTTTAAGTTTGCTAATTTAAGTGATGAATTACTTAAGTTTCGTCGGGTCAATGACTTTTATAAAAGGCGTGGGCTCAGCAAGTCGATAAACGAATTTAAAGCGCGTTTTTACACTATGAAAGTGCTAAAGAGATATAGCTTTGGTAATATTTTGTATGCTTTTGTCGTATTAACAATGAGGTTAATGCCGGGACGAATAGTAAAGCTTGCGTATAAACTAGATAGATATTTGTTAAATAAAAAGGTAGTTCACGATTGA
- a CDS encoding sulfatase produces the protein MRLYVTILSIFLLICSHAANAKPQNIVFILADDLGWNDTNIFQQSQFIETPNIDALAARGIVFDHAFTNSPLCSPTRASILTGQTPARHGSTTPNHHLPLVRLQPSMPDTAATNRKSIAPETVTRLDTNLPTLSSILKANNYNTAHFGKWHLGASPYSPLQHGFDIDIPNYAGPGPTGGFLAPWSFAPDIKPQKPGEHIDVRLAEEASKWVKSVKDDGPFFLNFWAFSVHAPFNADPEIIDYFVAKRTPFHSQRSATYAAMVKQFDDAVGILWEALVEAQVEDNTIIIFTSDNGGNMYDVLGTIHATSNFPLRGGKATNYDGGLRVPTAIIWPGLTQPNTLSNAPIQTVDYFPTLLNGLDLTWPSSHAIDGNDIRPLLRGETSVTRPIFSYYPAEPRVPDWLPPSVTVTQNGWKLIRSFHYGKINGHFYQLYDLNTDPSESINLAEIHTDKLDELDSLIDAHLLESEAVTPNVNPNYRTGTFNYDQMGLAREEFQLPEEKMQIDFQFQLDIDQQIVEAGSTAKITYHLADASNLASVRYKQFMGTPVDVIETGNSITFVAPSVSQPEYIAFAYIARDGNQTIRQQAGIRITPAPVAPVLSVALKSLKVTKGSAASFMIEAFDANKDFLHMTVTSDDLPAISLTAPPSVGEYLVNIPANFSGDSVTLVFSAEDSQTSVQQTITFDVLPPQPDKQENSGGSTNALWLFLLTLSIIIRTKEQNATT, from the coding sequence ATGCGACTCTACGTAACAATCCTATCGATATTCTTGCTAATTTGTTCGCATGCAGCAAACGCAAAGCCACAAAATATTGTATTTATATTAGCTGATGATCTTGGTTGGAATGACACCAATATTTTTCAGCAAAGCCAGTTTATCGAGACACCTAACATAGATGCGCTCGCAGCAAGAGGAATCGTTTTTGACCACGCTTTTACGAATAGTCCTCTATGCTCTCCCACACGCGCCTCGATATTAACAGGACAGACTCCAGCTAGACATGGCTCAACAACCCCGAATCATCATTTGCCATTAGTAAGACTCCAACCATCGATGCCTGACACAGCGGCAACAAACAGAAAATCAATTGCCCCTGAAACGGTTACCCGGCTTGACACAAATTTACCCACTTTATCTTCCATCCTCAAAGCAAATAATTATAACACTGCGCACTTTGGAAAATGGCACCTAGGTGCAAGTCCATACAGTCCGCTACAGCATGGTTTTGATATTGATATTCCGAATTATGCGGGACCGGGCCCAACAGGTGGTTTTCTGGCTCCGTGGAGCTTTGCACCTGACATCAAACCACAAAAGCCGGGCGAACATATCGACGTACGACTAGCTGAAGAGGCCAGTAAATGGGTCAAAAGCGTTAAAGATGACGGTCCTTTCTTTTTAAATTTTTGGGCATTTTCTGTTCACGCCCCCTTCAATGCTGACCCAGAGATAATCGATTACTTCGTCGCCAAACGCACTCCATTTCATAGCCAACGCAGTGCCACCTACGCTGCTATGGTGAAGCAGTTTGATGATGCAGTAGGTATTTTGTGGGAAGCTCTTGTTGAAGCTCAGGTTGAGGACAATACGATTATCATTTTCACCTCAGACAATGGTGGCAACATGTATGACGTATTGGGAACGATCCACGCTACGAGTAATTTTCCGCTCAGAGGTGGCAAAGCTACTAATTATGATGGTGGATTGCGAGTACCAACAGCCATTATTTGGCCTGGACTGACTCAACCGAATACGCTCAGTAACGCACCAATTCAAACCGTCGATTATTTTCCGACATTGCTAAATGGCTTAGATTTAACATGGCCGTCATCGCATGCTATAGATGGGAACGATATACGTCCTTTACTGAGAGGCGAAACGTCAGTCACTCGCCCCATTTTTTCCTATTATCCAGCAGAACCAAGAGTGCCTGACTGGTTGCCTCCATCGGTAACAGTCACGCAGAATGGGTGGAAACTTATACGTTCGTTTCATTATGGCAAAATCAATGGCCACTTTTATCAACTATACGATCTTAATACAGATCCTTCTGAATCAATAAATCTTGCTGAGATACATACTGATAAACTCGACGAACTTGATTCTCTTATAGATGCACACCTATTAGAGAGTGAGGCGGTGACTCCCAACGTCAATCCCAACTATCGCACGGGTACTTTTAATTATGACCAAATGGGTTTAGCAAGAGAGGAGTTTCAATTGCCAGAAGAGAAGATGCAGATTGATTTCCAATTTCAGTTAGATATTGACCAGCAAATAGTCGAGGCTGGAAGCACAGCAAAAATTACTTACCACCTTGCAGATGCCAGTAATCTAGCATCGGTAAGATACAAGCAGTTCATGGGAACACCTGTAGATGTTATTGAAACAGGTAACAGCATCACCTTTGTGGCTCCAAGCGTGTCGCAACCTGAATATATTGCGTTTGCTTATATTGCCAGAGATGGTAACCAAACTATCAGACAACAAGCAGGTATACGCATAACGCCAGCGCCAGTTGCTCCGGTGTTGTCAGTTGCATTAAAGAGTCTAAAAGTAACTAAAGGGAGTGCTGCTAGCTTTATGATTGAAGCATTTGATGCCAATAAAGATTTTCTTCATATGACTGTTACAAGTGATGATTTGCCTGCAATTTCATTAACTGCACCGCCATCGGTGGGTGAGTATTTAGTTAATATTCCAGCTAACTTTTCAGGCGATTCGGTCACTTTGGTTTTTTCTGCTGAAGACTCTCAAACTAGCGTTCAACAAACAATTACCTTTGATGTTTTACCTCCCCAACCGGATAAGCAAGAAAATTCTGGCGGTAGTACCAATGCGCTGTGGTTATTCCTACTGACTTTGAGCATAATTATTAGAACAAAGGAACAGAATGCTACTACGTAA
- a CDS encoding formylglycine-generating enzyme family protein — translation MAIASTSIAFIAYYLTLTQVFDAKLTQKSPKTCSNVKGMAFIKGGTLFMGAGAIYEEETPLVKRKIQDFYMDRHEVTNAQFADFVDATGYITVAQKLPNAEHYPNISPELLKPGSAVFVKLSEAVEAGSFTNWWHFVEGAYWKKPFGPNSNIEGKEHFPVIHIAYDDALAYAEWKGHRLPTEAEYEYASRGGLDGAKYATGNTLTDDGRYIANTWQGLFPFTDTAEDGYVGLAPVGCYPQNHFGIHDLIGNVWEWTQSVYYPRHFDPKQLPQNLPPQGYDQKQPGVAVGVIKGGSYLCAEDFCMRYRPAARLAQDTGLGTSHIGFRTVKDLAN, via the coding sequence GTGGCCATTGCATCCACTTCTATTGCTTTTATCGCCTACTATTTGACTCTTACACAGGTATTTGATGCAAAACTTACTCAAAAAAGCCCTAAAACCTGTTCGAATGTTAAGGGGATGGCTTTCATAAAGGGTGGCACGCTTTTCATGGGTGCTGGCGCCATTTACGAAGAAGAAACGCCGCTTGTAAAACGAAAAATACAAGATTTTTACATGGATCGCCATGAAGTGACGAATGCACAGTTTGCAGACTTCGTTGACGCGACCGGCTATATAACAGTAGCGCAAAAACTCCCTAACGCTGAACACTACCCCAACATTTCTCCAGAATTACTGAAACCAGGCTCCGCTGTATTCGTTAAGTTGTCAGAAGCTGTTGAAGCTGGCTCATTCACTAATTGGTGGCATTTTGTTGAAGGCGCCTATTGGAAAAAACCCTTTGGTCCTAATAGCAATATTGAAGGCAAAGAGCACTTCCCTGTAATTCATATAGCATATGACGATGCTTTGGCATATGCAGAATGGAAAGGACATCGTCTGCCCACAGAAGCTGAATATGAATATGCGAGTCGAGGAGGCTTGGACGGGGCCAAATATGCGACTGGGAACACACTGACAGATGATGGACGATATATTGCCAACACATGGCAAGGTCTATTCCCGTTCACTGATACTGCAGAGGACGGCTACGTTGGCTTAGCTCCCGTTGGCTGCTATCCTCAGAATCATTTTGGCATTCACGACTTAATTGGAAATGTCTGGGAATGGACTCAAAGCGTATATTACCCGCGTCATTTTGACCCGAAGCAGTTGCCACAAAACCTTCCGCCACAAGGTTATGATCAGAAACAGCCCGGTGTTGCAGTAGGCGTTATCAAGGGTGGCTCATATTTGTGTGCAGAAGACTTTTGTATGCGTTACCGTCCCGCAGCAAGACTTGCTCAAGATACTGGATTGGGAACAAGTCACATTGGTTTTAGAACGGTGAAAGATTTGGCTAACTAG
- a CDS encoding VacJ family lipoprotein: MINQFKIIALIFALGLGGCASQSASEQAQLDNNQAAADVESTSAVEKDDNIDPFEPINRVFWDFNYEILDRFLVKPVTVAYITVTPQFVRTGLLNASENLSEPASAVNNLLQGKPVQSLTSVGRFLVNSTIGIVGLFDVATKMGLEEKEEDFGEVLGVWGVGTGPYLMLPALGPSDFRSFTGRVVDNVYWPTTVINDPYVIAANVVKIVEVRASLLDQEETLNRSLDRYLFVRDAYFQRLAFKVSDGKVRVKTEEELEEEEDDFSDFEDLLKDM; encoded by the coding sequence GTGATCAATCAGTTTAAAATAATTGCGTTAATTTTCGCCTTAGGATTAGGTGGGTGCGCAAGTCAGTCGGCTAGTGAACAAGCGCAGTTAGATAATAATCAAGCGGCCGCAGATGTTGAAAGTACTAGCGCGGTTGAGAAAGACGACAATATTGACCCATTCGAGCCAATTAACCGTGTTTTTTGGGATTTTAACTATGAAATATTAGACCGGTTTTTGGTAAAGCCGGTTACGGTTGCCTATATTACGGTCACTCCTCAGTTCGTCAGAACCGGTTTGCTTAACGCTTCTGAAAACTTAAGTGAGCCTGCCAGCGCGGTGAACAACTTGCTGCAGGGTAAGCCGGTTCAATCACTTACCAGCGTTGGACGTTTTTTAGTGAACAGTACCATTGGTATTGTTGGCCTGTTTGATGTGGCAACAAAAATGGGCTTAGAAGAGAAAGAAGAAGACTTCGGCGAAGTGTTGGGTGTATGGGGCGTTGGAACGGGCCCGTACTTAATGCTACCCGCCCTAGGACCAAGTGATTTTAGAAGCTTCACTGGCAGAGTGGTCGATAACGTTTATTGGCCAACGACGGTCATTAATGACCCCTACGTGATTGCAGCGAATGTGGTGAAAATAGTTGAAGTAAGGGCTTCTCTGCTTGATCAAGAAGAGACCTTGAACCGCTCACTCGACCGCTATTTGTTTGTTCGCGATGCTTATTTTCAGCGTTTAGCGTTTAAAGTCAGTGATGGTAAAGTGCGTGTTAAAACAGAAGAGGAGTTGGAAGAAGAAGAGGATGATTTTTCTGACTTTGAGGATTTGTTGAAGGATATGTAG
- the ccmI gene encoding c-type cytochrome biogenesis protein CcmI, which yields MTSFYLIAVFFALVAAGFIVYPWLKDRNAKKRFEVSNTNVIKQRIQEIEREAAEGLIDPEEMQTAINEMKVALADESAFHEAQEKVARSTSLSAKSAKLPLIVGAIPAIIAAVWVYVDANQLSGLKDLVNASENIDELSQRILVKPANDVQPEEFQKYALVIRQQLRKDPEDATGWQWLGRLRMSLGQTEEAVAAFDKALKISPDSQDIRMKYAQAMMMVGDDENLQNAKRQVSYLVQVAPENRNYRLLLTVVAAQLNDSEVAFANFALIKDELSANSTLYQSLVGQLRSMGASEALLSLDGRQSNTGVANESESSLAGANASAGAAINDSGPQTGERGFEVTVSVANDLVSKLPASGFLIVFAQDAVSGSRVPLAVKKISLPQFPISVTLSAADAMITNMSLKNAEQVTITARISVDEDVMTSPGELQGSLASVKVNDSMQSVALTINKEVQ from the coding sequence GTGACTAGTTTTTATTTAATTGCCGTATTTTTTGCGCTTGTTGCTGCTGGTTTTATCGTTTATCCATGGCTTAAAGATCGAAACGCGAAGAAGCGTTTTGAAGTGTCCAATACCAATGTTATTAAACAGCGTATTCAAGAAATTGAGCGAGAGGCCGCTGAGGGATTAATTGATCCCGAAGAGATGCAAACTGCGATAAACGAAATGAAGGTCGCGCTTGCCGATGAGTCCGCATTTCACGAAGCTCAGGAAAAAGTGGCTAGAAGTACCAGTTTGTCAGCAAAGTCAGCGAAGCTCCCGCTAATTGTCGGCGCTATTCCCGCAATCATCGCAGCAGTTTGGGTATATGTGGATGCCAATCAACTTTCCGGTTTGAAAGACTTAGTGAATGCTTCAGAGAACATAGATGAGCTCAGCCAGCGTATCTTGGTAAAGCCTGCTAACGACGTTCAGCCTGAAGAGTTTCAGAAATACGCGCTAGTTATTCGTCAGCAGCTACGAAAAGACCCAGAGGACGCAACAGGTTGGCAGTGGCTTGGCAGATTGCGCATGTCCTTAGGACAAACAGAAGAAGCGGTAGCTGCATTCGATAAAGCGTTGAAGATAAGCCCCGATTCTCAAGATATTCGCATGAAATATGCTCAAGCTATGATGATGGTTGGCGATGACGAGAACTTGCAGAATGCAAAGCGACAGGTGAGTTATTTGGTGCAAGTGGCGCCTGAAAATCGTAATTATCGTTTGCTGCTAACAGTGGTAGCCGCGCAATTAAACGATAGCGAAGTGGCGTTCGCCAACTTTGCGCTGATTAAAGATGAGCTGTCGGCTAACAGTACATTGTATCAATCGTTAGTAGGTCAGCTTCGTTCTATGGGCGCATCCGAAGCGTTGTTGTCGCTAGATGGCAGACAATCAAATACTGGCGTTGCAAACGAAAGCGAATCGTCATTAGCAGGGGCTAACGCATCAGCGGGTGCAGCAATCAATGATTCTGGTCCACAAACTGGCGAACGAGGATTTGAAGTGACGGTGTCGGTTGCGAATGACTTGGTGAGTAAATTACCTGCTAGTGGTTTCTTGATTGTTTTTGCACAAGACGCTGTTTCTGGTAGCAGAGTGCCTCTAGCGGTGAAGAAAATAAGCCTACCGCAGTTCCCGATTTCCGTGACTTTGAGTGCAGCAGACGCAATGATTACAAATATGTCATTGAAAAATGCTGAACAAGTCACTATAACTGCGCGTATATCAGTAGACGAAGACGTGATGACCAGCCCTGGCGAGTTACAAGGAAGCCTAGCCAGCGTGAAAGTCAATGACAGCATGCAGTCTGTCGCTTTAACCATAAATAAGGAAGTACAGTGA
- a CDS encoding cytochrome c-type biogenesis protein has product MKTVSLVNATLSLLLLFGFATSSAFAQDLSTSDALAKVSEAEKMGENYSFEDPNDRKTFLKLTAELRCPMCQNQNIADSDAMIAHDMRRKVYQLMQQGSSEQQVIDYMKERYGDFVYYQPPVTPVTIWLWALPVLFAFIMMGVFIKRRKVSPVEDVEDKLAAANKLLKDDK; this is encoded by the coding sequence ATGAAAACTGTATCCTTAGTTAATGCGACATTGTCGTTATTACTGCTATTCGGCTTTGCTACATCGTCAGCATTCGCCCAAGATTTAAGCACTAGCGATGCTTTAGCAAAAGTATCTGAAGCCGAGAAAATGGGCGAGAACTATTCTTTTGAAGACCCAAACGATAGAAAAACCTTTTTAAAGCTAACCGCCGAACTGCGATGCCCAATGTGTCAAAATCAAAACATCGCCGACTCGGATGCCATGATAGCCCACGACATGCGTCGAAAAGTCTATCAGCTAATGCAACAGGGGAGTTCAGAGCAGCAGGTTATTGATTACATGAAAGAGCGCTACGGCGACTTCGTTTATTATCAACCTCCGGTAACACCAGTGACAATATGGCTTTGGGCTCTACCTGTATTGTTTGCTTTTATCATGATGGGTGTATTTATAAAACGCCGCAAAGTGTCACCAGTTGAAGATGTTGAAGATAAATTAGCTGCGGCTAATAAATTGTTAAAGGATGATAAGTGA
- a CDS encoding redoxin family protein has product MKRFTWFLLPLLLFLGLTIFLFQGLYSDPRERDSTAVTKAFPEFRLPDLMDESIIYDNSVFDDQVTLINVWGVWCVTCAIELPYLESLKDRGYRIVGLYYDQDLDPNFGTKTIERVRTEVIATLGKFGDPYAFNIFDVYRDTSLDLGVTGAPETFLVDQNGVIRVHHLGDLNERVWRNKFAPLLADIEAETKASGIDLKLPKNDLFKDEMPKDESANNGAGAGQ; this is encoded by the coding sequence ATGAAACGTTTTACTTGGTTTTTGCTGCCGCTGCTATTGTTTTTAGGCTTAACGATTTTCTTGTTTCAAGGTCTGTATTCTGACCCGCGCGAACGAGATTCAACGGCGGTAACAAAAGCCTTTCCCGAGTTTCGATTACCAGACTTAATGGACGAGTCGATAATCTATGACAACTCCGTTTTTGACGACCAGGTTACGCTCATAAACGTCTGGGGCGTGTGGTGCGTCACTTGTGCAATAGAGCTTCCTTACCTGGAAAGCCTAAAGGACAGAGGCTACCGCATTGTGGGGTTGTATTACGACCAAGACTTAGACCCAAACTTCGGAACCAAAACAATTGAGCGAGTGCGCACTGAAGTTATCGCAACATTGGGTAAGTTCGGCGACCCTTATGCGTTTAATATCTTCGATGTGTATCGAGACACGTCCTTGGATTTAGGCGTAACAGGCGCTCCTGAGACCTTTTTAGTTGACCAAAACGGCGTTATTCGTGTGCATCATTTAGGCGATTTAAACGAGCGCGTTTGGCGAAATAAATTTGCACCGCTACTGGCTGATATCGAGGCTGAGACAAAGGCGAGTGGAATTGACCTTAAACTGCCGAAGAATGACTTATTTAAAGATGAAATGCCCAAAGATGAGTCAGCAAACAATGGTGCGGGAGCAGGGCAATGA
- a CDS encoding heme lyase CcmF/NrfE family subunit, with protein MIPELGNIALIIALALSILLAVYPLWGAQIHNQTMMRMGRPLSFGLFLFTAFAYGCLTYSFAVDDFSVQYVAQNSNSALPIYYKITAVWGGHEGSFLLWCLIFAVWTCAVAAFSKGIPQAMIARVLSVLGMVSIGFYLFMLLTSNPFDSLLPFFPVDGRDLNPLLQDFGMIIHPPMLYMGYVGFSVAFAFAIAALIGGQLDSTWARWSRPWTIAAWSFLTVGIALGSWWAYYELGWGGWWFWDPVENASFMPWLVGTALMHSLAVTEKRKVFKSWTVLLAIAAFSLSLLGTFLVRSGVLVSVHSFASDPSRGLFILGLLVVVIGGSLLLYALRASQLKSVGRYEMFSREMMLMGNNVLLVAATIVVLLGTLLPLVHKEIGLGTISIGAPFFNEMFTLLIVPFVLFMAVGPLSRWKKQAPAALRNQLVFGMILALSAGLLINFTYDEPTYMGMLGMVMSFWILIAIILEVRQRVVSNTRSEPVLASLRKLTPSHWGMVLGHVGFAVTLIGITLVSNYELERDVRMNAGDTVKIADYTVSFTGVKQIEGPNYSADRGVFDVYKNGEFVNHLEPEKRFYPVQRTSMTEAGIHTTLTRDLFVALGEPLSNDAWAIRLYYKPFVVWIWGGAIIMCIGGIFSISDKRYRIKKMAKWRNVPSESKTKGPETLKPKLSRGQV; from the coding sequence ATGATCCCAGAGTTAGGAAACATTGCGCTTATTATTGCGCTAGCACTGTCTATTCTGCTTGCTGTGTATCCGCTTTGGGGCGCACAAATCCACAATCAAACTATGATGAGAATGGGCCGTCCTCTTAGTTTCGGTTTGTTCTTATTTACCGCATTTGCCTACGGTTGCTTAACCTACTCATTCGCGGTCGACGACTTTAGTGTGCAATATGTGGCACAAAACTCAAACAGTGCGCTGCCTATTTATTACAAGATAACGGCAGTGTGGGGCGGACATGAGGGTAGTTTCCTTTTGTGGTGTCTAATTTTTGCTGTGTGGACCTGCGCCGTGGCTGCATTTTCGAAAGGTATTCCGCAGGCAATGATTGCTCGTGTGCTGTCAGTATTAGGGATGGTTAGCATTGGTTTCTATTTGTTCATGTTGCTAACATCAAACCCGTTCGACAGCTTATTACCATTTTTCCCGGTAGATGGGCGAGATTTGAACCCACTGCTGCAAGATTTCGGCATGATTATTCACCCGCCTATGCTGTATATGGGCTACGTTGGTTTCTCCGTTGCGTTTGCGTTTGCTATTGCCGCGCTAATTGGTGGTCAACTGGATTCAACTTGGGCGCGCTGGTCGCGTCCGTGGACTATCGCTGCGTGGAGTTTCCTCACAGTGGGCATCGCATTGGGCAGTTGGTGGGCTTACTACGAACTCGGTTGGGGCGGCTGGTGGTTCTGGGATCCTGTCGAGAACGCATCGTTTATGCCTTGGTTGGTCGGCACCGCGTTAATGCACAGCTTAGCGGTCACTGAAAAACGTAAAGTGTTTAAGTCTTGGACTGTTCTCTTAGCTATCGCAGCATTTTCATTGAGCTTACTGGGTACATTCTTAGTTCGTTCGGGTGTACTGGTTTCAGTGCATTCCTTTGCCAGCGATCCATCTCGTGGTCTGTTCATCTTAGGCTTACTCGTGGTGGTTATCGGTGGCTCACTCTTGCTTTATGCATTACGTGCTTCGCAGTTAAAAAGCGTTGGGCGTTATGAAATGTTCTCTCGCGAAATGATGCTAATGGGCAATAACGTGCTGCTAGTAGCAGCGACCATCGTCGTTCTGCTAGGAACGTTGTTACCTTTAGTCCATAAGGAAATCGGCTTAGGTACGATATCGATTGGTGCACCTTTCTTTAATGAAATGTTTACCTTGCTGATTGTGCCTTTCGTTCTGTTCATGGCTGTTGGCCCGCTATCACGATGGAAAAAGCAGGCGCCCGCAGCACTGAGAAATCAGTTGGTGTTTGGAATGATTTTGGCGCTATCCGCAGGATTGTTGATTAACTTCACGTATGACGAGCCTACCTACATGGGCATGCTCGGCATGGTGATGAGTTTCTGGATATTAATCGCGATTATCTTAGAAGTGCGTCAGCGCGTTGTATCTAACACAAGATCAGAGCCTGTGTTGGCATCGTTGCGAAAGCTAACGCCAAGTCACTGGGGCATGGTCTTAGGTCACGTCGGTTTTGCGGTTACGCTCATTGGTATCACCTTAGTCAGTAACTACGAATTAGAGCGTGATGTGCGCATGAACGCAGGAGATACCGTCAAAATTGCAGATTATACGGTTTCTTTTACCGGCGTTAAGCAAATTGAAGGACCCAACTACAGCGCCGATCGCGGTGTTTTTGACGTATACAAAAACGGCGAATTCGTAAATCACCTCGAGCCAGAAAAACGCTTCTACCCAGTTCAGCGCACATCAATGACTGAAGCCGGAATACACACAACATTAACCCGCGACTTGTTCGTTGCCTTGGGTGAACCGCTATCAAACGACGCGTGGGCCATCCGACTCTACTACAAGCCTTTCGTAGTATGGATTTGGGGCGGCGCCATAATCATGTGCATCGGCGGCATCTTCTCAATCAGCGACAAACGCTACCGCATCAAGAAAATGGCCAAGTGGCGCAACGTACCCAGCGAATCAAAAACCAAGGGGCCAGAGACCTTGAAACCCAAGCTATCAAGGGGCCAGGTTTGA
- the ccmE gene encoding cytochrome c maturation protein CcmE, giving the protein MNPRRKQRLVAVTSVGVLLVAAIGFMLYALQDSIDVFYTPTEVIEGKTKTGIKPIVGQRLRIGGLVVPGSVSRDEETLAVSFDLMDTGPIVTVQFNGSLPDLFREGQGIVATGILKPNNLIVAHEVLAKHDEEYMPPELAEQLKGIKHVKPEQAGY; this is encoded by the coding sequence ATGAACCCAAGACGTAAACAGCGACTCGTCGCAGTTACAAGCGTTGGTGTATTACTTGTTGCGGCGATAGGCTTCATGCTATACGCCTTGCAAGATTCAATTGATGTGTTTTATACGCCCACTGAAGTGATTGAAGGAAAAACCAAAACGGGGATTAAGCCCATCGTTGGGCAGCGTTTACGTATTGGTGGTTTAGTTGTGCCGGGTTCGGTATCGCGCGATGAAGAAACGCTTGCGGTTAGTTTTGACCTAATGGACACAGGGCCAATCGTGACGGTCCAGTTCAACGGCAGCTTGCCGGATTTGTTTCGTGAAGGCCAAGGCATTGTCGCTACCGGTATATTAAAACCCAATAATCTGATTGTTGCGCATGAAGTGTTAGCTAAACATGATGAAGAGTATATGCCGCCAGAATTGGCAGAGCAGCTCAAAGGCATAAAGCACGTTAAACCAGAACAGGCGGGCTACTAA
- the ccmD gene encoding heme exporter protein CcmD, which translates to MEFQFDSISDFFNMGGYAFFVWTSFICTFLCMAGVLFHSVIVSKKIKQGVQKEKARAERIMAARAARKLKQQAKPKAQISNNLEHTEVIDEPKT; encoded by the coding sequence ATGGAATTTCAATTCGACAGTATCAGCGACTTTTTCAACATGGGCGGCTATGCGTTTTTCGTATGGACTTCTTTCATCTGTACATTTTTGTGTATGGCGGGCGTGCTATTTCACAGCGTCATTGTGAGCAAAAAAATCAAACAGGGTGTACAAAAAGAGAAAGCGAGAGCTGAGCGGATCATGGCTGCTCGCGCTGCACGCAAGCTTAAGCAGCAAGCTAAACCGAAAGCACAAATTTCCAATAATTTAGAACATACCGAGGTAATCGATGAACCCAAGACGTAA